Proteins encoded within one genomic window of Bombina bombina isolate aBomBom1 chromosome 1, aBomBom1.pri, whole genome shotgun sequence:
- the LOC128642237 gene encoding sorting nexin-11-like, whose product MKDLGPHVDYKIFLHTNSKAFTAKISCVRRRYREFVWLRKQLQKYAGLLPVPALPGKAPFYMGNNDDFIEKRRQGLQQFLEQVVENMVLLSDSQLHLFLQSQLSVSEIEACVIGHRNFTATEAILSYAMSNHGWTQEESL is encoded by the coding sequence ATGAAGGATCTTGGACCTcatgttgattataaaatatttcTCCATACTAACAGCAAGGCTTTCACAGCCAAGATATCCTGTGTAAGGAGACGTTACAGAGAGTTTGTCTGGCTGAGGAAGCAACTTCAGAAATATGCTGGCTTGTTACCGGTTCCAGCATTGCCTGGCAAAGCCCCCTTCTACATGGGCAATAATGATGACTTCATAGAGAAGCGGAGACAGGGACTCCAGCAGTTCCTAGAGCAAGTTGTAGAGAACATGGTCCTGTTATCAGACAGTCAACTGCACCTCTTCCTGCAGAGCCAGCTCTCTGTGTCTGAAATTGAGGCCTGTGTGATAGGCCACAGAAACTTCACAGCTACTGAAGCTATCTTGAGCTATGCTATGTCTAACCATGGCTGGACACAAGAGGAAAGCCTTTGA